From Chryseobacterium salivictor, a single genomic window includes:
- a CDS encoding HAD family hydrolase gives MPLKAVLFDMDGVIVDTEPLHRKAYFQMFADLGIEVSEELYTTFTGASTKKVSNTLIERFQLENTPEELAIVKRKYFKQYFYGDADFNLIPGVKNLIENYFENNIKLVLASSASMTTIDMVFEKFDLGKYFLGKISGADLKESKPHPEIFLLASEIADEKRESCMVIEDSTNGIMAAHSAGIFCTAYKSEHSINQNYDQANLLISNFSEIEFEKIIKYF, from the coding sequence ATGCCATTAAAAGCAGTTTTATTCGATATGGACGGTGTTATCGTTGATACCGAACCTCTTCACAGGAAAGCCTATTTCCAGATGTTCGCCGATTTGGGAATTGAAGTTTCTGAAGAGTTATACACGACCTTCACCGGCGCTTCTACAAAAAAAGTTTCTAACACCCTTATCGAAAGATTCCAACTTGAAAATACTCCCGAAGAATTAGCAATTGTCAAAAGAAAATATTTCAAACAGTATTTTTACGGCGATGCAGATTTTAATTTAATTCCGGGTGTCAAAAATCTGATTGAAAATTATTTTGAAAATAATATAAAACTCGTTTTGGCTTCGTCTGCCAGCATGACTACGATTGATATGGTTTTTGAAAAGTTTGATTTGGGCAAATATTTTCTTGGAAAAATCAGTGGCGCCGATTTAAAGGAATCGAAACCGCATCCTGAAATCTTTCTGTTAGCCTCTGAAATCGCTGACGAAAAAAGAGAAAGCTGCATGGTCATTGAAGATTCTACCAACGGAATCATGGCAGCTCACTCGGCCGGGATTTTCTGCACCGCCTACAAAAGTGAACATTCCATCAATCAGAATTATGACCAAGCCAATCTTTTGATTTCTAATTTTTCGGAGATTGAGTTTGAAAAAATTATTAAATACTTTTAA
- a CDS encoding valine--tRNA ligase: MQISEKYTPQETEQKWYDFWLKNNYFHSQPNEKPPYTIVIPPPNVTGILHMGHMLNNTIQDILVRRARMQGFNACWVPGTDHASIATEAKVVAKLKEEGINKADISREEFLKHAWDWTDKYGGTILEQLKKLGCSCDWERTRFTMEPKLSQQVVKSFVDLYNKGLIYRGYRMVNWDPEAKTNISDEEVIFKEQNGKLFYLKYKIEGTEDFLSVATTRPETIFGDTAVCINPNDERYAHLKGKNVIVPIVNRVIPIIEDDYVDIEFGTGALKITPAHDTNDYEIGKRHQLPMIDSLDDDANLNEHGLHYAGKNRFVVRKEIVKELEQNDLLLKAEDYVNKVGTSERTGAVIEPKVSVQWFLKMSEMAKPALDVVMNDEVKFHPEKFKNTYKHWMENIRDWNVSRQLWWGQQIPAFFYGDGQDDFVVAETIEYALVLAREKSQMSNLQISDLRQDEDALDTWFSSWLWPMSVFDGLLDPENKEINYYYPTSDLVTGPDIIFFWVARMIMAGIEYRKEVPFKNVYFTGIVRDKQRRKMSKSLGNSPDPIELIEKYGADGVRVGILLSSAAGNDLLFDEELMLQGRNFATKIWNSNKLIQGWKKDDSIKANEADQQAIAWFGNQMDKTIAEIADQFEKFRISDALHLVYKLIWDDFCSWYLEAIKPNFGEPISTEVYDQTIQYFEELMKLLHPFMPFLSEELWQNISERTVENALVIAQQRKVQSYNSEVIKQFEVSKELISGVRNYRQSKGISPRESVEVFTNATSFDNMNLVKKLANIAQIHFAEKTDKPTFSFIIGGTEVSIPLSENLDLAEEKAKTEEEIKYLKGFMMSVDKKLSNEKFMAGAPQQVVDNELKKKKDAQDKLILLEEKLKTLS, translated from the coding sequence ATGCAGATTTCAGAGAAATATACGCCCCAGGAAACAGAACAGAAATGGTATGATTTCTGGCTAAAAAATAATTATTTTCACTCCCAACCCAACGAAAAACCTCCCTATACGATCGTCATCCCGCCACCCAACGTGACAGGGATTCTTCACATGGGACATATGCTGAACAATACCATTCAGGATATTTTGGTTCGCAGAGCCAGAATGCAGGGGTTTAATGCATGCTGGGTTCCGGGAACTGACCATGCATCAATTGCGACGGAAGCGAAGGTAGTGGCGAAACTGAAAGAAGAAGGAATCAATAAAGCAGATATTTCCCGCGAAGAATTTCTAAAACATGCGTGGGACTGGACTGACAAATATGGCGGTACTATTCTGGAACAGTTGAAAAAACTGGGTTGTTCCTGCGATTGGGAGCGTACCCGTTTCACTATGGAACCAAAACTTTCACAGCAGGTGGTGAAGTCGTTTGTCGATTTGTATAATAAAGGTTTGATTTATAGAGGATACCGAATGGTAAACTGGGATCCGGAAGCGAAAACCAATATTTCTGATGAAGAAGTTATTTTCAAAGAGCAAAACGGAAAACTGTTTTATTTAAAATATAAAATCGAAGGCACAGAAGATTTCCTTTCTGTTGCGACCACACGTCCGGAAACGATTTTCGGTGATACTGCCGTTTGTATCAATCCTAATGATGAAAGATATGCACATTTAAAAGGGAAGAATGTAATTGTTCCGATCGTAAACCGAGTGATTCCGATTATTGAAGATGATTATGTGGATATCGAATTCGGAACCGGAGCGCTGAAAATTACACCGGCTCATGATACCAATGACTATGAAATCGGAAAGCGGCATCAGTTGCCAATGATCGATTCTTTGGATGATGATGCCAATTTGAATGAGCACGGTTTACATTATGCCGGTAAAAACAGATTCGTCGTCCGCAAAGAAATCGTAAAAGAATTAGAGCAAAATGATCTTTTGTTAAAAGCAGAAGACTACGTAAATAAAGTGGGAACATCTGAAAGAACGGGAGCGGTAATCGAACCGAAAGTTTCTGTTCAATGGTTTTTAAAAATGTCGGAAATGGCAAAACCAGCCTTGGATGTGGTCATGAATGATGAGGTGAAATTTCACCCGGAAAAATTCAAAAACACCTACAAACACTGGATGGAAAATATCCGCGACTGGAATGTTTCCCGTCAACTTTGGTGGGGTCAGCAAATTCCGGCTTTCTTCTATGGTGATGGTCAGGATGATTTTGTCGTAGCAGAAACAATTGAATATGCCCTGGTTTTAGCAAGAGAAAAGTCTCAAATGTCAAATCTTCAAATCTCAGATCTTCGTCAGGATGAAGACGCGCTCGATACCTGGTTTTCTTCCTGGTTGTGGCCGATGTCGGTTTTCGACGGACTTCTGGATCCTGAAAATAAAGAGATCAATTATTATTATCCAACTTCTGATTTGGTTACCGGTCCGGATATTATCTTTTTCTGGGTCGCCCGGATGATTATGGCGGGAATTGAATATAGAAAAGAAGTTCCTTTTAAAAATGTTTATTTCACCGGAATTGTACGGGATAAGCAAAGACGGAAAATGTCGAAATCGCTGGGTAATTCGCCAGATCCAATTGAATTGATTGAGAAATATGGAGCAGATGGTGTTCGTGTCGGGATTTTATTGAGTTCGGCTGCCGGAAACGATTTGCTTTTTGATGAAGAGTTAATGTTGCAGGGAAGAAATTTCGCCACCAAAATCTGGAATTCAAATAAATTAATTCAAGGCTGGAAAAAAGACGATTCGATAAAAGCGAATGAGGCAGATCAACAGGCAATCGCCTGGTTTGGAAATCAAATGGATAAAACCATTGCTGAAATAGCAGATCAATTTGAAAAATTCCGTATTTCTGATGCTTTGCATTTGGTGTATAAACTAATCTGGGACGATTTCTGTTCCTGGTATTTAGAAGCCATTAAACCTAATTTTGGTGAACCGATTTCTACTGAAGTTTATGATCAGACGATCCAGTATTTTGAAGAATTAATGAAATTACTGCACCCTTTCATGCCGTTCTTATCTGAAGAATTATGGCAGAATATTTCTGAAAGAACAGTGGAAAATGCTTTGGTAATTGCGCAGCAAAGAAAAGTACAGTCTTATAATTCAGAGGTGATCAAACAGTTTGAAGTTTCGAAAGAATTGATTTCCGGCGTTAGAAATTACCGTCAGAGCAAAGGGATTTCACCACGTGAAAGTGTTGAGGTATTCACCAATGCTACTTCTTTTGACAATATGAATTTAGTAAAGAAACTGGCGAATATTGCACAAATCCATTTTGCTGAAAAAACAGACAAACCTACTTTTTCATTCATAATTGGAGGAACAGAAGTTTCGATTCCGTTAAGTGAAAACTTAGATTTAGCAGAAGAGAAAGCAAAAACTGAAGAAGAAATCAAATATCTGAAAGGATTCATGATGTCTGTAGATAAAAAATTATCCAACGAAAAATTCATGGCAGGAGCGCCGCAGCAAGTGGTAGATAATGAATTGAAAAAGAAAAAAGACGCGCAGGATAAATTAATCCTTCTCGAAGAAAAACTGAAAACGCTATCATGA
- a CDS encoding DUF4241 domain-containing protein, with amino-acid sequence MNHIENIKKLFTRNFIESPLIETFDAGNITLTTGKLVICDPLITSEMPVFTTDFPKGDFSVLVHKEIESNCIAYVEIVFNDSEITDWKLATSEGQNIADLQEEEIFGFPVESGMGCLMDFETQQNLNLLEQHLFKRKGADFMGIYEEFFHEHFFQEEGAVNQYAFLKPNEKKPGNLFAFETGYGEGFYASYIGFDRSNNPVKVVSEFVEIN; translated from the coding sequence ATGAACCACATCGAAAATATCAAAAAACTTTTCACCAGAAATTTTATAGAAAGTCCTTTGATTGAGACTTTCGACGCAGGAAATATTACGCTTACAACTGGGAAGCTGGTGATCTGCGATCCTTTGATTACCAGCGAAATGCCTGTTTTCACCACGGATTTTCCTAAAGGGGATTTTTCGGTTTTGGTTCATAAAGAAATCGAAAGCAATTGCATCGCTTATGTAGAAATCGTTTTTAATGATTCAGAAATTACAGATTGGAAGCTCGCAACTTCGGAAGGTCAGAATATAGCTGATTTACAGGAGGAAGAAATCTTCGGTTTTCCCGTAGAAAGTGGGATGGGATGTTTGATGGATTTCGAAACGCAACAAAATCTGAATCTTCTCGAACAGCATTTGTTTAAAAGAAAAGGAGCCGATTTTATGGGAATTTATGAAGAGTTTTTTCATGAGCATTTTTTTCAGGAAGAAGGCGCTGTTAATCAGTACGCTTTTCTAAAACCGAACGAAAAAAAACCGGGGAACCTGTTCGCTTTTGAAACGGGTTATGGTGAAGGTTTTTATGCGAGTTATATAGGTTTTGACCGCAGTAACAATCCTGTAAAAGTCGTTTCTGAATTTGTAGAAATTAATTAG
- a CDS encoding ribokinase has protein sequence MNITSEQPKIIVIGSSSIDLVLNTAHTPQPNETVMAEKSESFFGGKGANQAVATSRLGASVYFIGAVGMDPFGQQIFRNLVDEGVNVSYVVEIEDAPTGTAYVVAAKGINSIVVVPASNYYLQPKHVEEAEKLFATADLVLIQLEIPMDVVEYTAQLVKKNDKKLGIYASPAKPLSSEVIDTASFIVAKSNELSIIFGDEPREQILRRYPNKLFVRDDTNSTTYFNGTEMKYYRNDHDSVSHKMGMGDAFTAGFAVALCHRNNIDDCVKFGNDVSLKVTKNRGSQSGLPYLKDIIEG, from the coding sequence ATGAATATCACTTCCGAGCAACCGAAAATTATTGTAATTGGCAGTTCTTCTATCGATTTAGTTTTGAACACCGCGCATACTCCACAACCTAATGAAACGGTTATGGCAGAAAAGTCTGAGAGTTTTTTTGGTGGGAAAGGCGCCAATCAGGCAGTCGCAACTTCCAGATTGGGTGCAAGCGTTTACTTTATCGGAGCGGTTGGAATGGATCCTTTTGGCCAGCAGATTTTCCGCAATTTAGTGGATGAAGGGGTAAATGTCAGCTATGTTGTCGAAATTGAAGACGCCCCAACCGGAACCGCGTACGTTGTTGCAGCAAAAGGAATTAATTCCATTGTCGTTGTTCCCGCATCGAATTATTACCTGCAGCCAAAACATGTAGAGGAGGCTGAAAAGCTTTTTGCTACCGCAGATCTGGTTTTAATTCAGCTTGAAATTCCGATGGACGTTGTAGAGTATACTGCGCAATTGGTGAAGAAAAATGATAAAAAATTGGGAATTTACGCTTCTCCTGCCAAACCTCTTTCTTCTGAAGTGATTGATACCGCCTCTTTCATCGTTGCCAAAAGCAATGAATTATCAATTATTTTTGGTGATGAACCCAGAGAACAGATTTTAAGAAGATATCCGAATAAATTATTTGTCCGCGATGACACCAATTCTACAACCTATTTCAATGGTACAGAAATGAAGTATTATCGGAATGATCATGATTCTGTATCTCACAAAATGGGTATGGGCGATGCCTTTACCGCAGGTTTTGCGGTCGCGCTTTGTCACCGGAATAATATCGACGACTGCGTGAAATTTGGTAATGATGTGTCTTTGAAAGTAACCAAAAACAGAGGTTCCCAAAGCGGACTACCGTACCTGAAAGATATAATTGAAGGATAA
- a CDS encoding thiamine diphosphokinase has translation MGKPKNTGIQMTDKALLFINGIPPKYLPQTEGYSLIACSDGAFHYLKEMDFPFEKLDFISGDFDSHSGKDEQIYNDKFIYTPDQDRTDFEKSLEIIKEKGFKTIDVYGGSGGEMDHFLGNLTVAFLFKDDLKITFFDEYSTYFFAPKKLVLENSKNCMISLYPYPVAEKVITKGLNWPLNKENLDITSRIGTRNFAKDDQVTIEFESGNLVVFVGKTDQR, from the coding sequence ATGGGGAAACCGAAGAATACTGGAATCCAAATGACCGATAAAGCGCTCCTTTTCATCAACGGAATCCCGCCAAAATATCTTCCACAAACTGAGGGGTATTCGTTAATAGCCTGTTCCGATGGAGCATTTCATTATTTGAAAGAGATGGATTTTCCATTTGAAAAACTCGATTTTATTTCCGGGGATTTCGATTCGCATTCCGGGAAAGACGAACAAATTTATAATGATAAATTTATATATACGCCAGATCAGGATAGAACCGATTTTGAAAAATCACTCGAGATTATCAAAGAAAAAGGATTTAAAACGATTGACGTTTACGGCGGAAGTGGTGGCGAAATGGATCATTTTTTAGGGAATCTGACCGTGGCATTTTTATTTAAAGACGATTTAAAGATTACTTTTTTTGATGAATATTCCACCTATTTTTTTGCGCCGAAAAAATTAGTTCTCGAAAACAGTAAGAATTGCATGATTTCATTATATCCGTATCCTGTGGCAGAAAAGGTGATAACAAAAGGTCTGAACTGGCCTTTAAATAAGGAAAACTTAGATATCACCAGCAGAATCGGAACGCGGAATTTCGCAAAAGATGACCAGGTGACCATCGAATTTGAAAGTGGAAATTTAGTCGTCTTTGTAGGAAAAACAGACCAACGCTAA
- a CDS encoding type III PLP-dependent enzyme domain-containing protein: protein MKIKYSELIDQTLYFPTEEFNVSENMLQFHDIPLMEVIEQFGTPLKFNYLPKISTNIQRAKAWFKEAFEINDYKKSYRYCYCTKSSHFAFVLEEALKNDISLETSSAYDIDIVRSLYEKGKFDKTVEVICNGFKTDDYLAKISDLINKGFHNITPILDNYRELDKLTESIDSTFNIGIRIASEEEPKFEFYTSRLGIGYKDIIPYYSQKIADHPNARLKMLHFFINTGIKDTAYYWNELYKCLRVYARLKKIAPEVDSLNIGGGFPIKTSLNFDYDYQYMVNEIVSQIKKFCEEEGVEEPNIYTEFGSFTVGESGGHLYKIISQKRQNDREKWNMIDSSFMTTLPDTWAISRKFIMLPLNRWEDTYERVFLGGLTCDSDDYYNSEQHTNAIYLPTFSDTKPLYIGFFNTGAYQETIGGYGGVHHCLMPQPKHILIDKDEEGNFVYTVFREEQKPDDVLKLLGY, encoded by the coding sequence ATGAAAATTAAATATTCAGAACTTATCGATCAAACTTTGTATTTTCCAACCGAAGAATTTAACGTCTCGGAAAATATGCTTCAATTTCATGACATTCCTTTGATGGAGGTTATTGAACAGTTCGGTACGCCTTTGAAATTTAATTATCTGCCGAAAATATCTACCAATATTCAGCGTGCAAAAGCATGGTTCAAAGAAGCTTTCGAAATCAATGATTACAAAAAAAGTTACCGATACTGCTACTGTACCAAATCCAGCCACTTTGCTTTTGTGCTGGAAGAAGCACTGAAAAATGACATTTCACTCGAGACTTCTTCTGCTTATGATATCGATATCGTAAGATCTCTTTACGAAAAAGGGAAGTTCGATAAAACGGTGGAAGTGATCTGCAACGGTTTTAAAACCGACGATTATTTAGCAAAAATCTCTGATTTAATTAATAAAGGTTTTCACAATATTACGCCGATTCTCGATAACTACCGGGAACTCGACAAACTTACAGAAAGCATTGATTCTACCTTCAATATCGGGATCCGTATCGCCTCGGAAGAGGAACCGAAATTCGAATTTTACACCTCCAGATTGGGGATTGGATACAAAGATATTATTCCTTATTACAGCCAGAAAATTGCAGACCATCCGAATGCAAGATTGAAAATGCTGCACTTTTTCATCAATACCGGAATCAAGGATACGGCTTACTATTGGAATGAATTATACAAATGTTTACGCGTTTATGCCCGTTTGAAAAAAATCGCGCCCGAAGTTGATTCTTTGAATATTGGTGGTGGTTTTCCGATAAAAACTTCTTTGAATTTCGATTACGATTACCAATATATGGTGAACGAAATTGTTTCTCAAATCAAAAAATTCTGTGAAGAAGAAGGCGTAGAAGAACCAAATATTTATACCGAATTTGGTAGTTTTACCGTTGGCGAAAGTGGTGGACATCTTTATAAAATAATCTCTCAAAAACGCCAGAACGACCGCGAGAAATGGAATATGATCGATTCGTCTTTTATGACGACTTTACCAGATACCTGGGCGATTTCCCGCAAATTTATTATGTTGCCACTCAACCGTTGGGAAGATACGTACGAACGGGTTTTCTTAGGAGGATTAACCTGTGATTCAGACGATTACTATAATTCAGAGCAGCATACCAATGCGATTTATTTACCGACTTTCAGCGACACAAAACCTTTGTATATCGGTTTTTTCAATACCGGTGCCTATCAGGAAACCATCGGCGGTTACGGCGGCGTTCACCATTGTTTGATGCCTCAGCCGAAACATATTTTGATCGACAAAGACGAAGAAGGCAATTTTGTATATACCGTTTTCCGGGAAGAGCAAAAACCGGATGATGTTTTGAAATTATTAGGATATTAA
- a CDS encoding alpha/beta hydrolase family protein: MKELTLNTPDKIQLSVKIFEPKSSNGKLLLINSATGVKQQIYFSFAKYLAENGFVVITYDYRGIGESKPEQMSGFKASMRIWGTVDFKTVTDFIQQEYPDYTKFCLGHSVGALILGMNDYSGNFEKFIFVGTQDAYIGNLNFSVAVTALLGFGIALPVMTHFFGYFPAHRFGLGESLPKGVAFDWQTLILNKKSTSQLYREIKENHARKLKQKTFIIHAEDDNWVTEKGMKNLLKNVYPDLKTTFREVKASESEKGEIGHINFFRSFNKRLWKIALDEL, translated from the coding sequence ATGAAAGAACTTACTTTAAATACTCCAGATAAAATCCAACTTTCTGTAAAGATTTTCGAACCGAAATCTTCAAACGGAAAATTATTGCTCATTAATTCTGCAACCGGAGTGAAACAGCAGATTTATTTTTCCTTCGCAAAATATTTGGCAGAAAACGGATTCGTCGTCATCACCTACGATTATCGGGGAATCGGGGAATCGAAACCAGAACAAATGAGCGGTTTCAAAGCCTCGATGAGAATTTGGGGAACGGTAGATTTTAAAACGGTTACTGATTTTATTCAACAGGAATATCCGGATTATACTAAATTTTGTTTAGGCCATTCCGTCGGTGCTTTAATTCTTGGGATGAATGATTATTCTGGTAATTTCGAGAAATTTATTTTTGTAGGAACGCAGGACGCTTATATTGGAAATTTAAATTTCAGCGTTGCGGTTACCGCTTTGCTGGGCTTCGGAATCGCACTTCCGGTGATGACTCATTTTTTTGGATATTTCCCGGCTCACCGTTTCGGTTTGGGAGAATCTTTACCAAAAGGAGTTGCTTTCGACTGGCAGACTTTAATTTTAAATAAAAAATCCACAAGCCAACTTTATAGAGAAATTAAAGAAAATCATGCCCGGAAATTAAAACAGAAAACCTTTATTATCCACGCCGAAGATGACAACTGGGTGACTGAAAAAGGGATGAAAAATCTCCTGAAAAATGTTTATCCTGATTTAAAAACAACATTTAGAGAAGTTAAAGCTTCTGAATCTGAGAAAGGCGAAATCGGACACATCAATTTTTTCAGAAGTTTCAATAAAAGACTTTGGAAGATTGCACTAGATGAACTTTAA
- a CDS encoding GNAT family N-acetyltransferase — protein sequence MKYENNRSGNGGVLILSNDDEEVGRLTYTIFPDENKLVISYVLVHSKFEGKGMGKYLVEEGIKFARENNWKIYPHCSYARSVMQRMKDVDDILLER from the coding sequence ATGAAATACGAAAATAACAGATCCGGAAACGGCGGCGTACTGATTTTAAGCAATGACGACGAAGAAGTTGGAAGATTAACCTACACCATTTTCCCGGACGAAAATAAATTAGTTATCTCTTACGTCTTGGTTCATTCAAAATTCGAAGGAAAAGGAATGGGCAAATACCTGGTCGAAGAAGGCATCAAATTCGCCAGAGAAAACAACTGGAAAATATATCCGCATTGCTCCTATGCGCGTTCCGTTATGCAACGAATGAAAGACGTTGACGATATTTTATTAGAACGTTAA
- a CDS encoding RDD family protein, with protein sequence MSLIAINTSQNVNINFNTASIGERILAFFIDILIKAAYLFVLFLVFFRILNLGSVLDGMDNWSRMAVILIITFPIYIYTLVCESLMEGQTIGKKIVKIKVVKIDGFQAGFGDYLMRWFFRLIDVFSNSGVVGLISMIVSKNNQRLGDIASGTAVISLKNGVTISQTILENLKEDYVPLFPQVIALTDNDVRIIKENYQKALKIDDRQVVSKLSTKIKEILKLEIDPTKMTERQFINVIIKDYNFYTGKDL encoded by the coding sequence ATGTCGCTGATCGCTATAAATACTTCACAAAATGTAAATATTAATTTCAATACGGCAAGTATTGGCGAAAGAATCCTGGCTTTCTTTATTGATATTTTAATAAAAGCAGCCTATTTATTTGTTCTTTTTTTGGTGTTTTTTCGAATTCTAAATCTTGGTTCGGTGCTCGACGGTATGGATAATTGGTCGAGAATGGCAGTTATTCTCATCATCACATTTCCGATTTACATTTACACTCTGGTGTGCGAAAGTCTCATGGAAGGGCAGACTATTGGGAAGAAAATCGTCAAAATAAAAGTGGTAAAAATCGATGGATTTCAGGCTGGCTTTGGCGATTATCTGATGCGCTGGTTTTTCCGTCTGATCGATGTTTTCTCCAACTCCGGCGTGGTCGGATTAATCAGCATGATTGTTTCTAAAAACAACCAGCGGTTAGGAGATATCGCCTCCGGCACAGCAGTTATTTCTTTAAAAAACGGAGTGACTATTTCGCAGACGATTCTTGAAAACCTGAAAGAAGACTACGTTCCCCTTTTTCCGCAAGTCATTGCGCTGACCGATAACGACGTGAGAATCATTAAAGAAAATTATCAAAAAGCCTTGAAAATTGATGACCGACAAGTCGTTTCAAAACTCTCAACTAAAATTAAAGAAATCCTGAAATTAGAAATCGATCCAACGAAAATGACGGAGCGACAATTCATCAACGTCATCATCAAAGATTATAATTTTTATACCGGAAAAGATCTTTAA
- a CDS encoding cob(I)yrinic acid a,c-diamide adenosyltransferase, giving the protein MKIYTKTGDKGETALYGGTRVSKASARVESYGTIDELNSFIGVAKCEIIEEEILNQLRKIQFDLFTVGSESATPTDKLTLANGKSRLALMITDTEIEELENWMDAFEKELEPLQYFILPGGGKSATALHVCRTVCRRAERSLVFLGESEEVRPELIKYLNRLSDYLFVLARYVSKINGETEEYWNPNDR; this is encoded by the coding sequence ATGAAAATCTACACCAAAACCGGTGACAAGGGCGAAACTGCACTATATGGCGGAACCCGTGTTTCCAAAGCGTCCGCAAGAGTAGAATCTTACGGGACGATCGATGAACTCAACTCTTTTATCGGTGTTGCGAAATGTGAAATTATAGAAGAGGAAATTTTAAATCAACTCAGGAAAATCCAGTTTGATTTATTTACCGTCGGTTCAGAATCGGCGACACCTACCGATAAATTAACTTTAGCCAATGGGAAATCACGCCTGGCTTTAATGATTACCGATACCGAAATTGAAGAACTCGAAAACTGGATGGATGCTTTTGAGAAAGAACTGGAGCCTTTACAATATTTTATTCTGCCGGGAGGCGGCAAATCTGCCACGGCACTTCATGTTTGCAGAACTGTTTGCAGACGGGCAGAACGCAGTTTGGTTTTCCTCGGTGAATCTGAAGAAGTTCGCCCGGAACTCATCAAATATCTGAACCGGCTTTCTGATTATTTATTCGTTTTGGCACGTTACGTTTCGAAAATAAATGGGGAAACCGAAGAATACTGGAATCCAAATGACCGATAA
- the speB gene encoding agmatinase, translating into MKTYADIPEENAQLETSKVMLVTVPYDGTSTWGKGADKGPELFLDASENMELYDIETSTEPYLEGVFLAGEITEKSSPEAMTAAVYNKTKELLANDGKLFTLFGGEHSVSIGSIRAVGEKYENLTVLQLDAHTDLRPEFHGSTSNHACAVYEASQKHNLVQVGIRSMDIEEMEYVNKEQCFWAHQIANNENWINDVLEKVSGNVYITIDLDAFDPSIAPSTGTPEPGGLQWYPTLELLRKVFEKCNVVAFDIVELMDSPMPKPTAFLAAKLYYKMLAYYHISKN; encoded by the coding sequence ATGAAAACCTACGCCGATATTCCAGAAGAAAATGCTCAGTTAGAAACCTCGAAAGTGATGCTGGTAACTGTTCCTTATGACGGAACTTCTACTTGGGGAAAAGGTGCTGACAAAGGCCCGGAACTTTTTTTAGACGCTTCCGAAAACATGGAACTGTACGATATCGAAACCAGTACAGAACCTTATTTGGAAGGTGTTTTTCTCGCAGGGGAAATCACCGAGAAATCTTCGCCGGAAGCGATGACGGCAGCGGTTTATAATAAAACCAAAGAACTTTTGGCGAACGACGGAAAATTATTTACCCTTTTCGGCGGCGAACATTCTGTATCGATTGGTTCCATTCGCGCGGTGGGTGAAAAATATGAAAACCTGACTGTTTTGCAGTTAGATGCGCATACCGATTTGCGTCCGGAGTTTCACGGATCTACTTCTAATCACGCCTGCGCGGTTTATGAAGCCAGCCAAAAACATAATTTAGTTCAGGTCGGGATTCGTTCCATGGATATTGAAGAAATGGAATATGTGAACAAGGAGCAGTGTTTTTGGGCGCACCAAATTGCCAATAACGAAAACTGGATCAATGATGTTTTAGAAAAGGTTTCAGGGAATGTTTATATCACGATTGATTTGGATGCTTTTGATCCTTCGATTGCACCATCAACCGGAACTCCGGAACCAGGCGGTTTGCAATGGTATCCAACTTTGGAACTGCTGAGAAAAGTATTTGAAAAATGCAATGTGGTCGCTTTTGATATTGTTGAATTGATGGATTCTCCGATGCCAAAACCTACGGCGTTCTTAGCTGCAAAACTGTATTACAAAATGTTGGCGTATTATCACATCAGTAAGAATTAA
- a CDS encoding RNA polymerase sigma factor yields MTYDFDQLYKEFSARIYKLCLSYSGEKLFADDLHQETWISVWNSLPKFRNESKISTWIYRIAINTCLVGIKKQKNKAENSELILSKLVHEETYDNSKEINRLYECISKLKESERIIITLVLEEKPYEEIAEITGITENNLRVKIHRIKKELQETYMNYGRI; encoded by the coding sequence ATGACTTACGATTTTGATCAACTTTATAAAGAGTTTTCTGCCAGAATTTACAAATTATGTTTGAGTTACTCGGGTGAAAAATTATTTGCGGACGATCTTCACCAGGAAACGTGGATTTCAGTTTGGAACAGTTTGCCCAAATTCCGGAACGAAAGCAAAATTAGCACTTGGATTTACAGAATCGCCATTAATACATGCTTGGTTGGAATTAAAAAGCAAAAAAACAAAGCGGAGAATTCTGAACTGATTTTATCAAAACTCGTTCATGAAGAAACTTATGACAACTCTAAGGAAATCAACCGATTGTACGAATGCATCAGCAAATTGAAAGAAAGTGAGAGAATTATCATCACTTTGGTTTTGGAAGAAAAACCTTATGAAGAAATTGCAGAAATCACAGGAATTACCGAAAATAATCTGCGTGTGAAAATTCACAGAATAAAAAAAGAACTTCAGGAAACATATATGAATTATGGAAGAATTTAA